Part of the Desulfohalovibrio reitneri genome is shown below.
GCGCGGTCATGCGCACCAAGCTCAAGAACGTGCTCACGGGCCAGGTCATCCAGCAGACCTTCCGCTCCGGCGAGAAGGTGGGCAAGCCGGACATGCAGACCCAGGACATGCAGTTCCTCTACCGCGACGGCGAGGACCTGGTCTTCATGGACATGACCGATTACGAGCAGATGCATGTCGACCAGAAAGTGCTGGGCGACAAGGCCGGTTTTCTCAACGACGGCATGCAGGTTCAGGCCCTGCTTTACAACGGCCAGCTCATCGACGTGAATCTTCCCGCTTCGCTGGAGTTCGAGGTTGCCGAAACAGAGCCCGGCATCCAGGGCGACCGCGTCTCCGGCGCCACAAAGCCCGCCACCCTTGTGACCGGAGTTACGGTGCAGGTTCCGCTGTTTATCGAAACAGGCGAGATCATCAAGGTTGATACGCGCTCCGGCGAGTACATAGGCCGAGCCTAGCAAATCGAAACGGGCCCTCCGCGGCTGCTGCCTATGGTGCGCATCCGCAAGGCCCGATAGGAGGGCAGAACCCTGCGGGGTCGAATCCTCTTCCGCGAGATGGTCGGACTGGCCCTGTTGTTCTGGGCCGTATTCCTGGCTGTCAGCCTGCACACCTATTCGCCCTTGGACCCCAGCCTGAACAGGGCGGTGAGTCCTGGTGCGGAGGTGCACAATCTGGCCGGCCCGGTGGGTTCCTACACCGCCGGGCTGTTGGTTGATCTTTTCGGGATCGGGGCAGCCCTGGCCCCGATCCTCTTTCTCTATCTCTCCGTGCTGTGCTTCGCGCCCCGCCTGTCCATCGCCTGGTGGCGCTGGGCGGGGCTGATCCTGCTCGGCCTGTGCCTTATGACCGGAGCGGAGAGTGAAGCGCTCGGATCGGCTTTGTCCTACGGTGAAATCGGCGGCGGCGGTCTGTTGGGAGGACAGCTTTTCCAGCTTTCCCGTCTGCTGTTGCGTGGCGTGGGCGCGGCCCTGTTCTGGATTTTCCTCTTTCTGGTCGGCGTGCAACTCGCGGGTGGCGTTGTCTGGTCCTCGCTTCTCAAACGGCTGCGCGGAAAAGGGCTGGACTTCTGGCGCAAAGGCCGGGAGCGCACTGAGCGGCACACCAAGCTGCGCGATCAAAAAGCCGAGAAAAAGGCTGAGAAGAAGCGGCGCAAAGAGGAAGCCAGAGCCGCCAAGAGCGCCGAGAAGGAGGCCGCCAGAGAGCACCGGGAGGCCGAAAAGTCCTCGCGGAAAGGCGTGGAGTCTGCAGCCAATCCAGGCCATGAGGAAGATGATTTTGATCTTGACGTGAACCTGGCCGCCTTCAAGGAGCAGGCGAGCGGCCAGGATGAAGGGGAATTCTCCTTTGAGGGGGAAGAGTCCAAGAACAAACCCGCTCCAGCCAATCCCAAGAAAATCAAGGCGGCCCCGGGAGGGCTTCCCCCGCTCAACCTATTGACCTCCCATGATTCCCAGCAGTCCGGCGTCAGCCGTGATCAACTGCAGACCATGGCGGACAACCTTATCGCCTGCCTGGCTGATTTCGGCATCAAGGGCGAGGTCACGGACATCAAGCCCGGGCCGGTTGTAACCATGTTCGAGGTGAAACCAGCTCCGGGCACCAAGATCAGCCGCATCTCCAATCTGGCCGACGACCTTGCCCTGGCCATGAAGGCCCTGGCCGTGCGCATTGACGCCATTCCCGGCTCCGACGCAGTTGGGGTGGAGATCCCCAACGAAGAGCGGCAAACCGTTTTTCTCAAGGACGTGTTCGCCGCCGACTCATTCGGCAAGGCCAAGTCCAAATTGACCATGGCCCTGGGTGAGGACATCCAGGGCACCCCCTTCACCGCGGACCTGGCCAAGATGCCACACCTGCTGGTTGCGGGCGCGACAGGCGCGGGCAAAAGCGTATGCATCAACACCATACTCATGAGCTTCCTCTACAAGGCCTCGCCGGAAGAAGTGAAGCTTTTGCTGGTGGATCCCAAGCGCATTGAGTTGGCCGTATACGCCGACCTGCCGCACCTGGTGCATCCTGTGGTCACGGAGATGGGCATGGCCAAAAGCGCCCTGGAATGGGCGGTTGCCGAGATGGACCGGCGCTATCAAGCCATGGCAACCTTGGGTGTCCGCAACATTGAAGGATACAACGAAAAACTTCCAAAAGTCGACCTGGAGCAGAAGCCCGAGGCCGCCGGACTGGAGCGCATGCCGTTCCTGGTCATCGTCATCGACGAACTCGCCGACCTCATGATGACCGCGGGCAAGGAGGCGGAGATGCACATCGTCCGCCTGGCCCAGTTGGCGAGAGCCGCGGGCATCCACCTCATCCTGGCCACCCAGCGCCCCAGCGTGGATGTGGTCACGGGCCTTATCAAGGCCAACTTTCCCTCGCGCCTCTCCTTTCAGGTGACCAGCAAGCACGATTCTCGCACCATTCTGGACATGCCCGGGGCCGAACGGCTGCTGGGACGCGGCGACTCCCTGTTCAAGCCCAGCGGAGGGAAGGTGCGCCGCGTCCACGGGGCCTTTGTGGATGAAGACGAGATCGAGAAAGTGGTTTCCTTCTGGAAGGCCAGACAGCCGCAGGAATTCGCTGTGGATTTCGAGGAATGGGCCAAGGAGAATTCGGACGAGGCGGCGGAAGGCGAACCCGGTGCGCTGGACAGCGATCCCCTTTACCAGGAGGCTGTGGACTTCGTCAGCCAGCAGGGCAAGGCATCCATATCCCTCATCCAGCGGCGATTCCGCATCGGCTTCAACCGTGCCGCCCGGTTCATCGAACAAATGGAGATGGACGGCATGCTCGGCCCCCAGGAGGGAAGCAAACCCAGGCCGGTCATCAAGGGGCGGGAGTAGGGCGCTTCAATCCCAGGTGTAGCGGAACAGGCATCTGACGTTGCCGCAACTGATGGTTTCCGGTCTTTCCAGCCGCAGGCTGCTCGAGTATCCTTGGGCGAACGCCCCGTCACGGACGCAGGAAAGCTGAAAGATGAGGTCGTCCGCCAAGCCCATGGCCTTGTAGGCCTCAACGTAGCCGCATCCTGACACTTCTATCTCCAAGCGGTTTTCTTCAAGTTGTACTCGAGCAATATCCAAGGCATCTCCGGCCCGCCAAATGTCCACCACGCCGGAAAAGTGGTGCAGATTCGGGCCATCAGGCGCGGTTTCGGCAAAGGAGCGCCCCGCCTCTTCCGCTTCCTCCCTGGTCATTCGACCGATGAGGTCCAAGGCGGCCTGACGGCCGTGCTCCGCCCGGAAAATCTCGAACATTCTGGCGAATGTCTCCGCCTGGACCTTGCGTCTGACGATTTGCGGCATATCATCCATATCGTTCACTCCCCGGTTGAGCGACACCATGCCTTTCCGGGGCGTCATCCGAAAGAGGAAAAGGAGACCCCATGCGCTTCCGAAGCATAGTCCCCATAGCGCTCCTGGTTCTGTTTACCGTGAGCTGGGCCGCGCCAGTGGCGGGGGCGGAAGTGGCCAAGGCCATTCAGCAAAAGTACGAGTCTCTGGAGAGTTTCCGGGCGGACTTCAAGCAGCAGTTGAAGAACGCAGCTTCCGGTGAAATCGAGGAGCGCGAAGGCTCCATCGCCTATGAAAAACCCGGGCTCATCCGCTGGGAAACGGTTCGCCCCGAACCGGAGGTTCTCGTTGTCGGCCAAGAGGCGGTCTGGAACTATTTCCCCAAGGATGAATTGGCCATCAAGAGCCCGGTGGAACAGGTTCTCGGTTCCAAGACCATGCTGCGCTTCCTATCCGGCAAAGCGCGACTTGACGAGGATTTCTGGATTGAGGACGAGGGCAGGGAAGCTGGCCTTATCAAGCTTGGGCTGACGCCAAAGAATCCGGAACCGAGCCTGGTGCGGGCCACTGTCTGGGTTGACCCGGAAACATATTTGCTGCGCAGCATCCTGCTCATTGATTTCTACGGCAACGCCAACAAGCTGGGGCTGGACAACCTGGTTTTGGATCCGAAATTGCCCAGCGACCTGTTTTCTTTCACGCCGCCGGAAGGGGTGGAAGTCGAGGACAACACCGTCAGCCCAGGCCAACCGACTTCTTGAGCGCGGCCACCTCGCCGCCATCAAGCGAACGAATCTCGCCCGGCGGCAGCTTGCCGAGTTCCAGGGGCCCCTGAGCAACGCGTCGCAGGCGCAAAACGGCCCAGCCGAGATCATCGCACATGCGGCGAATCTGCCGGTTGACGCCCTGGCGAAGCACCAAGCGCAATTCCGTTTCGTCCCTGTCGCGTTTGACGATTTCCGCCTCGACAGGAGACAGGTCCGTTCCATCGGAAAGGCGCATGCCCTGCCGGATGGTCTGCACTCCGTGCTTGTCCACATTGCCTAGGACCCGCAATTGGTAGACTTTGGGCAGGTGGTACCGGGGGTGGGTCATGCGGTTGGTCAACTCGCCGTCATCCGTGAGCAACAGCAACCCTTCGGAGAAGAAGTCCAGGCGGCCCACTGGTACAAGCCGTCGGCCGTTCCATTTTTCCGGCAGCAGGTCCAGGACCGTGGTCCTGCCTTGCGGGTCCTTGGCCGTGGTCACGGTACGCACGGGCTTATGCAACATGAGGTAGGCATGTTCCTCCGCCGGAGAGGGCAGGAGGGCGCCGTCCACCTCGATGCGGCTGCGGGCGGGATCGACGCGGCGTCCGGGTTCTGTAACCTTTTCGCCGTCCACGTACACGCGTCCGGCGAAGACCAGTTCATCCGCCTTGCGGCGAGAGCATACTCCGGACTGGGCGATGGCTTTGTTGAGTCGGGTTGCAGCCATTTATACTTTGATGACCGAGGTCGCGTTCTGCAGGCCGGTGACAACGTCCAGCATGTTTGTGGTCTCGCCCACTTCTTTGGAGTCCAGCAGTCCGAAATGCTCCAGGCAGGTGCCGCATACCAGGGTCTTTACGCCGGAATCAGCCAGAATTTTGAGCTTATCCAGGCATTCGTGCCCCGAGCAGGCCAGTCGAACAGCACCGTTGACCAGGATGACGCGCCACAGTTCGCCGCCCATCTCCGGCAGCGTGGCCAAAAAATTGGCCATCAGCCTGGCGCCGAGCGCGTCGTCGCCGCGACCAATGGTTTCAGCGGTGATGAAAACTGCGACCCGCTTGTCAAGCTGGGTGATTTCCTCGTCACCCATCACACGGCATTCCTCGCACTCCGCCGCGGCCTGCCCGGAGCGGGCGGTAATGTGGAAGGAGCCGTCGGCGTTTTCCGTGACCTCGGCAACATATCCCCTGGAGGCGAGAAACCGGGACACGTTGTCCCTGGCCGCGGCGTTGTCCACAACAACCTGCAGTTCCATGGGAGCGTCGGTATCCAGACGTTCCTTGCAGCGCAAAACGGGTTGGGGGCAGGATAGCCCCTGGCAGTCCAGAACGATTTCAGGCATACTTTCTAGCTCTCCTTTGCAGTGATAGGCACCACATCTCGCGAGTCCGGTCAAATGCCTTTTTTCACGGTTTTGCCGGATAATCCATCGCGCGGGCCGATGGCTCCACTTGCCAAGGAGAGCCGGGAGGTTTATTCCTCCCACCGCCCATAAGGATACAACGTGAGCGACAAGAACTACCTCCAGAACATCTACCTACTCAAGCGCTGCCTCGGCTACTTCAAGCCCTACAAGTGGCGCATCGGCCTGGCCCTTATCGCCATGGGCGTGGTGGCGGCCAGCACCGGCGCGTCGGCCTATCTGGTCAAACCCGCCCTGGACGACATCTTCATCAACAAGAACACCGAGGCCCTCTACGTTCTGCCTCCGCTGTTCGTGCTGGTCATTGCCCTCAAAGGGCTGGGGCGGTTCTTCCAGAACTACCTCATGCAGTCCTGCGGCCTGGTCGTGCTGGAGAGGTTGCGCAACCAACTCTTCTCAAAGATGGTCCGGCTGCCCATCCGCTTTTTCGACGACAACCAGGTGGGCATGCTCATGTCGCGGATCATCTACGACGTGATGGCCATCCGCAACTCCATGCCTTCCATCGTCATGCTGGTGCGCCAGTTGCTGACCATGCTTTTTCTCATTGGAGTGGTGTTTTACCAGAACGCCTATCTGGCTTTCTGGGCGGTGCTTGTCCTGCCGCTCGCCCTGTACCCCTTCATCTTCTTCGGCAAAAAGTTGCGCAAGCTGGGGCGCAGAAACCAAGTCAAGCTTGCCGACATCTCCACCTTCCTGCAGGAATCGTTCAGCGGCGTTCGCGTCATCAAAGCTTTTGCCAACGAGTCCGAGGAGGAAAAGCGATTCGGCAAAGAGAACAACAGGCTCGTGGACATCTACACCCGCGAACTCGTGTACTCAGAGCTTTCCTCGCCGGTCATGGAGCTGGTCGGCGCGTTGGGCATCGGCCTGGTTATCTTCTACGGCGGCTTCCAGGTCATCGAGGGCGAGTCCACCCCCGGCACCTTCTTCTCTTTCTGTGCCGGCCTGCTCATGCTCTACGATCCCATCAAGAAGATGAACGACGCCAACAAGAACATCCAGAAGGCCCTGGCTGGAGGGGAGCGGGTGTTCGAGATTCTGGACGCCGAGGAAATCCAAGAAGAGCGGGAAGGAGAGGCTGAATTTCAAGGACCGCTTGAAGACCTCACCTTCGACAGCGTCACCTTTTCCTACCCCGATTCCGAAGCTCCGGCCCTGGATCAAGTGGACCTGCGGGTCAAGTCCGGAGAGCGCATCGCCATCGTCGGCCCCTCGGGTTCCGGCAAAACCACGCTGGTCAACCTCATACCGCGTTTCTTCCTGCCCGACTCCGGCCACATCCTGCTCAATGGCCGCGAACTGGACGACTACACCCTCAAATCCCTGCGTCTGAACATCGGGATGGTTTCTCAGGATCCTTTCCTCTTTAATATCTCCATTGCCGACAACATCGGCTACGGCCTGGAAGGGGTGGATCAGGGCAAGATCGAGGAAGCCGCCCGCATGGCCTTCGCCCATGAGTTTATCACCAACTTGCCGCAGGGATACAACACGGTTATCGGTGAGCGGGGGGTGAAACTCTCCGGCGGCCAGAAACAACGGCTGACAATAGCCCGGGCCTTGCTCAAGAACCCGCCGCTCCTCATTCTGGACGAGGCCACCAGCGCCCTGGACACGGAATCGGAGCGCATCGTGCAGAAGGCTCTGGAAAACCTCATGCAAGACCGCACCTCCATCGTCATCGCCCACCGCCTTTCCACGGTGCTGGGCGCGGACCGCATCGTGGTCATGCAGCGGGGACGGGTTTTGGCGGAAGGAACGCACGGCGACCTGCTTTCCACCTGCCCCCTCTACGCCAAGCTCTACCACATGCAGTTCTCCGAATCCGGCGAATGGGAACTCGCGGCGGAAGAGGACAAGAAAGCGGGAGAGTAGGGGGTGCGTCTCGACCCACGCCTGATTGGCGGACCACTCCATTTGGCTTATCGAGCTTGGTGCGCCAGCCTGCGTTTTCGGGAGGAAGGCTTTCAACCCACTCGCGAGTTCATTGAATCAGGCGGTAAAACGGTATTCGCTTTCTGGCACGATGAATTGTTTCCCATCCCCTATTATGGATTACAGCTTGACCTGCCATGCGTCGCTGTTGTCTCGCGGAGTCAAGACGGTGAATTTCTGAGCCAGGTGCTCCATCGTCTGGGGGTTGAAACGGCTCGGGGGTCGAGCCACCGAGGCGGCTTGGCCGCCCTGCGTGAAGCGGCCAGGCTCATGGACCAGGGACGCCACGCCACCATCACGGTGGATGGACCCAAAGGGCCTCGTCACCAAGCCAAGGAAGGAGCGGTCTACCTAGCCCACCGGGCCGGCGCGCGCATAACCCCGTTGCGGGTACGTTTCTCCCGAAGATACATCTTCCACAAGGCATGGGATCGTTTTCAGCTTCCTTGGCCCGGCAGCAGGGTGGATTTCCGCTTCGGCCTTCCCTACGCCGTGGAGATGGACAGGCTCGACGCTTCGACGCTCAAGCGGGAAACCAGCCGACTGGAGGAGAACCTTGCCGCTCTGGCCTGACGCATCGCCCCAGGTGCCGGTGCTTTGCTACCACACCGTCGGCGGCAACGGCGTGCCGATCGAACTATTTCAAGCGCAGATGACTTGGCTTGCCAAACGCGGGACACGTACTCTGGGATGCCGGGACTTGCAGCAGGTCGTTTGGAAGGGCAGGAAAATTAATTCTCCGGCAGTAATGCTAACCTTTGATGACGGTTTTCGTGACCTGCTGACTATTGTCGCCCCCATTCTTAGGAAGTACGGATTCAAGGCCCTGGTTTTCGCCGCCCCGAACCTTCTGCGCGCGGAAGGGGAGGAGGGAACCGCCGGGGAAATCGACTCCAACCGGGCTTTCGAGGCTTTCATGGAAAACGGCGACCGTTCGGCTTGGCTCTCCGCCAGGGAACTGCGCGCATTGGCGGGCGAAGGCCTCATCGAGGTCGGCTCCCACTCCCTCTCCCATGCCAAGGCCCCTGTATCAGCTGAACACGATGTGACGGACTTGCGCCATTGGAGTTACCACCCCTTTAGGGCTTTCGGTCGCGCCCCGGATCTGCGACCAGAGTTGGCCGGACCGGTTCACCTCGCCTCCTTGGGTCGCCTGGAGCAGGAAAATGAATTTAAAGCGCGGGTTGAAGAAAACCTGCGGAAGAGCCGCGAAATATTGTCTGAAGTCTCCGGGCACACTGTCTCCTCGTTTGCCTGGCCGTGGGGGGAGGAACCTGAGGAAGGCGCGGAACTGGTTGCCAAATCCGGCTACGAACTTGGTTTCACTCTGCGTCGCGGTTCCTGCCGCCGAAGTGACGCCCCCCATTCATTGCCACGGCGAGAAGTGAAGCGCCGCAAGGGTCTGCAGTGGTTCAAGCGCGAGGTCGATACACCCTGGTGGCGCGGATTGGCCGGGAGATGAGCGTGAAGGATTTGGCGTACGAACTTCTGGCCTTTGCCGGACGCCGCCAGTCCCTTGAGCGGCTGCACAGCCTTGGCGACGTGCTGGGCCGAGTCATGTGGTTTGGGCTCCCCACGCGACGGAAATTGGCAACCCGATCCGCCACCCTGCATTTGAGCCTGCCCAAGCAAGAAGCCGAAAAGGTGGCCAGGGCCAGCTTCGGCCATGCCGCGCGCTCCTTTTGCGAGATCATGGCCGCTGGCACGGCGGATTGGCGTTTTTTGAGCGAACGGGTACGGGTGGCGGAGCCCGAGCTGCTACGTTTGGCCAAGACCACTGACAGGCCGGTGTTGTTCGCCACCGGACATCTTGGCGCGTGGGAATTGCAAAGCTCCATCTTCAACCATTTTCAGGGCAAAGAGCATAATGTTGTGGTTCGGCGGTCCAAGGACCAAGCCATGAACATGGCCATGCACCGGCTTCGGAGCCGTCCCGGCCTCTCGGTGTTGCCGCACCGCAACGCCGTGCGTCCTGTGCTTCGTTCCTTCCGCAAAGGCGGCATGTGCGCCATGTTGGTTGACCACAACTGCACCCGCGACGAGGCCTTGTTCCTGCCGTTTCTGGGCATGTCGGCCGCGGTCAACTTCGGTCCGGCCCTGCTGGCTGTACGCGGTGACGCGCTGGTCATGCCCAGCGCCCTGGTTCGGGAAGGGGATGGCTACGTCCAGCGCTTCCTGGAACCGCTGGACACGCGGGAACTCCAAGGAGACCGACAAGAGCGGATAAGTCAGACCGCCTCTTTCTACACCCGGGCGGTGGAAAGCTTGGTGCGCCAGTACCCGCGGCAGTGGTTCTGGATGCACCGGCGCTGGAAAACCCGTCCTCCGGAAGAGGGTCAGAAAGGGTAGGCCCAGACCTGGCCATCCTCCGATTTGCGTCTCGCCTCGACCTGCTCCAGCCGTTGCTGCGCGGCCTCTTTCTGTGATTCGCGGTCCGCCGCTTTGATAACCGTGCCCAGCAATCGCTTGGCTGTCTCGTATTCCCCCTCCGTCTCCATGATGAGAGCCGCCCGGTAGAGGGCTGTCACGGCCCAGATGTTCTGTCCGGGATACTTCCAGCCCACACGCAGGTACCGCTCCAGGGCGGATTGACGCCTTCCCTGCGCTTCAGCGCCCTCTGCCATCCAGAACAAGGTTTCTGCCTGTTCCGCATCATTCAGCCTTTCTCGTTCGGCCCACAAATCATCCAGGACGCTCTGCGCCCACTCGTAACGTCCCTGACGCTGGGCCAACAGGGCCAGCTTGAGCCGCTTCACCGGTTCCAAACGGCCGGAGTCCATTTCCATAAGCCGCATGTAGGTTTCCAGCCCCTCCTTATTTCTGCCCAATTGGACCTGGAGCGCGGCCTTGGCCTGCAAATAGTCGGTCCTGGCTTCACCGGAGAGCTTGGCTTCATCCACTCGGGAGAGATAAAAGCCGGAAACCTGAAAGGCCCCCGCGTTACCAGCTTCTTCGGCCAGGTGGAGGAGGGCTTCCGAGCCGAGACGGGAAGTGGGGAAGAGGTAGCCGATTCGCTTGGCTAGTTCGATGGAGTTGTTGTCAGCCCAGGCCGCGCGGAGACTCGCAATGAGCAGGAGCTGATCGAGAGGGTGGGATGCGGAGCGGGATTGCAGATCCTCGTTGGAAAGCACGCTCCAAAAGGGGACATTGGCTTTGGGAAATACTCGCATGCCGGCGGATTCAGCCAGTATGGCGGTTAATCTGGCACCTGTCGTCCGTTCATCCTCCGTGCCGGTGAAGAAGCGCTCGGGATGCATGCCCAGTCCAATCACGGCGGCTACTTTGAGGGAGCGGGGAAGCTTTTCCAATTCGTAGGAGTCAAGATCGGGCAGGCGGACATTGCCAAGCTGGAAGGCCAGGGCAAGATCGACGTGGCGAAGCTTCTCAGCCATGACTTCGGAAAGAAGAGTGGATTCGAGTTCCTTCCCCACAAGTTCCCTGGCAGTGTCGGGTTCCAAGTCGGCTATACGGGACATGAAGCCTGACCAGGATGAGGACTGCGGAGCCTCAACCACCCAGTCGGCAGGATCATAGGGGCCAAGCTCGCTGAAATAACCTTCCCAGAACGAGGCGGGCTTGAGGAGGCCTTGTTGGCGGAAGGCGAGTCCGTCACCCGGTGTTTGCCCTGTGTGCAACAGGGTTATGAACGCCTCCCAGAAGCGGGAAACATGGGAGTTTGAAAGCTTGGTCAAAAGGCTGTCGGCTGATTGCCAGTTGCCCAAGGCGACCGCAGCCAGACAGCGTACGAGGGTCCTCCGATCCGATTCGGACACGAATTCGGTTGAAGCGTCTATAGGCACCGAGGAACCGGACGCCTTGAGAGCATCTTCCGCGGGGGTCCAGAAATCGGACTGTGGCCAAATGCGCCGTCCCTGGGCCATGGTCACACCAAGAAGGGAACGCTGAGAGCGGGCGACGTCCTGATCTCCAGAGACACTCATGCGCCAGAACCACACACGCCAGACGTCCTTCCAAACGTCTTGGACGTTCTCTTGGCGCAGTTTCTTCAAGTCGTCTTCGGAAGGCATGGGGCCCAGAGCCCGGGAGAAGGCGAATACGGCGTTGTCGAGTCTGCCTGACTTGCGGGCGGCTTGGCCGATGAGCCAAAGCCGTGTTTTCTCAAGTTGCTCATCCCGAAATGTCGCGTTTCCACGAAGCAGAGAGTGGGCTTCTTCAGCCCGACCCGAGTTGAGTTGAGCACGAGCACGGCGAAGGATGACTTCCGGAGTCTGTTCCCGTTGACCGAGTTCACGGGCCATGACGTCGTAGGCTTTGTATGTTTCGAGCCAAGCGGCGAAATCCTTGTCCTGAGCCGCCGTGACCTGGGCCAGCAACAGGACGATGCCGCACGCGGCGAGAAGTCGGGGCACGATATGTTCCTCCTTTCTTGGCAAGAGAATTCAATAGCAGTCTCGTATTCAGCAAGGCAAGAAGGTTGGTGCCAACGGAATTGAGGGAAGGAAGTTGCCGGGAGAGCGAATGCGATGGACGCCACTGGCAGCCAGCCATCCGGAGTCAAGGGCGTTTATGAAGGAAGCTCTCCACTCTTAAAGTTTACATAATTTACATTATGAGACTTACGAAAAGCCATGTGACAACCGGGGCTGTCCAGTCCTAAATAATATTTAAAAACAGAGTGTTGACAAAATAAATGTCTACCTTGATTGATTTGATGATCAATATGAAGTTTGATTTGACATTAATTTGTATTACATTCACCGTGCAAAAAAACCGGGGAATAAAAGCCCCGGTTCTTCCGTTGGAAAGCTTTCGCTCTTTTCCGGTCACTCAGTCAGCCTCTCTCGCCGAAAGCTTTCTCCCAATCTTCGTCAAACTGTTTAATACCGAGATCAGTCATGGGGTGCTCCGCTAATTGGAACAACACCCTGTACGGGATGGTGGCCACGTCCGCTCCGGCCAAAGCCGCCTCGATGATATGCATGGGATGGCGCACGGAAGCCACTAGTACTTCCGTTTCGAAGCCGTAGTTGTCGTAGATGGTCACGATCTGCTCCACCACGTCCATACCACGCTGCGACAGCCCATCCAGGCGGCCGATGAACAGACTGATGTAGGTTGCTCCGGCCTTCGCGGCCAAAAGGGCCTGAGCCGGGGAAAAAGCCACGGTAACATTGGTTTTGACGCCCATTTCGCTCAACTGCCGGACAGCCTTCATTCCCTCCATGAGCATTGGAATCTTGATGACCACGTTGGAGCCGTATTTGACCAGTTCCTTGGCTTCCTCAACCATGCCCCCGGCGTTGCTGGAGACCACCTCAAGGCTGACCGGCCCGTCAACTTCCTCGCAGATGGCCCGCATCTGGTCGCGCCAATCCCCGCCTTCCCGAGATAAAAGGGTGGGGTTCGTGGTCACGCCATCGATAAGGCCATATTCCTTGGCCTGCCTGATCTCCTCCAGGTTCGCCGTATCAATGAAGAAGCGCATTATTCCCCGACCTTCTTATTCCCGGTGGAACTGGCCTCAATCTGCTCGAGAAAACGGTCACGACATTCAAAACTACAAAATGTATGCACTTTCTCCCCCTGACGGACGCGGATGTCAGAGTCGACGGGCACATAGGTGCCGCAAACGGGGTCTTTCACCATTTCCCCGGAAGAGGCCATCTGGCGGGTTTCCTTCTCCTTCTTCTCCTCCTTCTTCTTTTTGTCGCCGGTAAAGAGGCGGTACAGGACGAAGGCGGCAGCGATAAATATGAGAAACTTCAGCATGGGATCTCCTGTGGACCGGGTTTACGATCAGGTTTGGTAGATTCGCCGTCCTTGCCGTTGAAAGTCAAGCCTGGCCAGCAATGCGGCAGCGCTTTCACCGTCAGGAAGAAGAATGTCCGGTGCTATTTCCACCAGGGGAATGAGAACAAAGGCCCGCTCATGCAAGCGGGGATGGGGAACTTCTAGCTCGGGAGTAGCTATGACGTCCTGCCTGTAGAGTAGCAGGTCCACGTCGATGAGACGAGGGCCGAACCGCCTCCCTTCCTCTCTTCCCATGACCCGCTCGACGGATTTGGCCAGGGTGAGGAGGTCGAGCGACGAGAGTTTCGTTTCGACCCGCAAGACCTGGTTGGCGAACCAGGGTTGGTCGCGGACAAGCTGCGGTTGGGTGCGGTAAATTGATGAGGCGTTGACCAAAACAACACCGGGCGCGGAAGCAAGCAGCTCCCGCGCCCGGTGCAGATTGGCTTCAGGATCGCCGATGTTGGAGCCCAGTCCGAGGTAGGCGGTTACGGACTCCACAGTGGTGCGCCTAGAGGTTTTCCACCAGGCGGGAAACGGCTTCGTCGAGCCGCTGGCCGCCCACTGTCAAGGCGATGCGGAAGTACCCCTCGCCCGGCTGGCCGAATCCCACGCCCGGCGTGACCACAACACCAGTGCGCTGCAGAATTTCCTTGCAGAACTCGGTGGAAGGGGCGCCACCGGGAACCTTGGC
Proteins encoded:
- a CDS encoding tetratricopeptide repeat protein codes for the protein MPRLLAACGIVLLLAQVTAAQDKDFAAWLETYKAYDVMARELGQREQTPEVILRRARAQLNSGRAEEAHSLLRGNATFRDEQLEKTRLWLIGQAARKSGRLDNAVFAFSRALGPMPSEDDLKKLRQENVQDVWKDVWRVWFWRMSVSGDQDVARSQRSLLGVTMAQGRRIWPQSDFWTPAEDALKASGSSVPIDASTEFVSESDRRTLVRCLAAVALGNWQSADSLLTKLSNSHVSRFWEAFITLLHTGQTPGDGLAFRQQGLLKPASFWEGYFSELGPYDPADWVVEAPQSSSWSGFMSRIADLEPDTARELVGKELESTLLSEVMAEKLRHVDLALAFQLGNVRLPDLDSYELEKLPRSLKVAAVIGLGMHPERFFTGTEDERTTGARLTAILAESAGMRVFPKANVPFWSVLSNEDLQSRSASHPLDQLLLIASLRAAWADNNSIELAKRIGYLFPTSRLGSEALLHLAEEAGNAGAFQVSGFYLSRVDEAKLSGEARTDYLQAKAALQVQLGRNKEGLETYMRLMEMDSGRLEPVKRLKLALLAQRQGRYEWAQSVLDDLWAERERLNDAEQAETLFWMAEGAEAQGRRQSALERYLRVGWKYPGQNIWAVTALYRAALIMETEGEYETAKRLLGTVIKAADRESQKEAAQQRLEQVEARRKSEDGQVWAYPF
- the fsa gene encoding fructose-6-phosphate aldolase; this encodes MRFFIDTANLEEIRQAKEYGLIDGVTTNPTLLSREGGDWRDQMRAICEEVDGPVSLEVVSSNAGGMVEEAKELVKYGSNVVIKIPMLMEGMKAVRQLSEMGVKTNVTVAFSPAQALLAAKAGATYISLFIGRLDGLSQRGMDVVEQIVTIYDNYGFETEVLVASVRHPMHIIEAALAGADVATIPYRVLFQLAEHPMTDLGIKQFDEDWEKAFGERG
- a CDS encoding transcriptional regulator; translated protein: MLKFLIFIAAAFVLYRLFTGDKKKKEEKKEKETRQMASSGEMVKDPVCGTYVPVDSDIRVRQGEKVHTFCSFECRDRFLEQIEASSTGNKKVGE
- the folK gene encoding 2-amino-4-hydroxy-6-hydroxymethyldihydropteridine diphosphokinase produces the protein MESVTAYLGLGSNIGDPEANLHRARELLASAPGVVLVNASSIYRTQPQLVRDQPWFANQVLRVETKLSSLDLLTLAKSVERVMGREEGRRFGPRLIDVDLLLYRQDVIATPELEVPHPRLHERAFVLIPLVEIAPDILLPDGESAAALLARLDFQRQGRRIYQT